ATCCCACTTCTTTGAAATAAATCTATATCTCTTTTTAATCTTTCTCTATTCATTTCTGAAGTAGTTCTCTGTTCTCCAAAAAAGGTTTCCATTTCACTAGCAACCTCATACTCCATATGGTCAAAAATTAATCCATGATACAACTCTCCATCGCTATCAAATTGATGAATGATCCCCCCTTCTAGATGCCATACATTACCATCCACTCTGCCAGAACTAGCGGTTATCATTTCAGGAAAATCATTACCTCGAGGCAAATTATAAACTACTATCTTTTCGAGTAAATCATTTTGTTCATCAAATTCACTTACAAAAAAAAGCCTCCCCTCAGGTCCCTGAAAAAAAACATTATCACGAACATCTGGCATTGTTTGCATCAATACATGCCGCCTAATAATATTCTGAGCCTCATGATTTGTCCAGGGAACTACTCTTTCATTCATTTGATAAGTAAGAACACTTATTAAAATACCTAAAATCACTAAAGGTAATATTAAACGGTATAAACTTACACCACCAAGTCTTAAAGCAGTAAATTCGTTTTCTCTATTTAAGCGTGACATACCATGAATGGTTGCAAACAATACTGCAATAGGAAATGTTTGTACAATTATATCAGGTAGTTGATATATAAGTAGGCGCATTACTATATCAATAGATATATTTTTTACTATTATCAAATCAGTAAGCTGAAACAAAAAATTACTTAAACCTATAACAGTAATAATAGCTACACCAACAATATATGGTATCAAAACCTCTTTCATCAGATAAATATCAATTATTCTTTTTTTCCATAATTTTTGCATAAGTAACTCTCCTATTATCCATCCGAATTGTCTAAAGAATCTTAAAAACTTTATTCTAGTCAAACTTTATTACTACTATATTATATTCTACCATTATACTGAAATACCTGCAAATAAAAACTTCCATCAACTACCTAAAGGATTTAGTTAAAAAATGTATAATTAAATTTATATAGCATTATATAATTTATTCAATATAATTTTTCTTTATTTAGCTTTTCATAATTAATCAACTATACTTCGCCTAACTTTTTTTAATCGTTACTTATGATTAATTATGAAAAAGTCATTTATTGTAGATTTCTAATTCATTCGTACAAGCTTCGTAAAAAACAATATTAGAAAGCAGGTTTAATTATGTTAAAAAGAAAGAAAATGAAATTGCTATTGTTTACTGTTTTTGCTATCGCTTTCCTGTTTGGCTGTTCTAATAATTATGATGATACTTTTCTTGTTCAAGGGCGTATAGAACTAAATGAGACTCAAGCAGAAATATTTAGTCAAAGTAGCTTAAAAAATGCTAGTATAAATAATGATATTTCTACTGCACCAATTGAAACAGCATTTTATAATCCTCAGGAATATATTATTAAATTTAATCAAGCTGTAGAAAAAAGCTACATAAAAAATACACTTTTGGATGATCAAGCTCAACAAGTAAGAAAAATCTCTAAAGACATGTATAAGGTTAGTTTTAAGAACCATGATGACAATAGTTTACTAAATTCTTTACAAGAAAACAATAAAATTGAATATATTGAACCAGACTACCTTATTCATGTCCAAAGTACTACACCAAATGATCCAGCTTTTTCACAACAATGGAACTTAGAAATGCTTAATTTAAAAAAAACCTGGTCTAGCTTCCAAGGATCAAGCGATATAACAGTAGCAGTTATTGACACTGGCATTCTACTAGACCATCCTGATTTGCACGCTAATATTGTTGAGGGTTATGACTTCGTTGATAATGACTTTGATCCAATAGACAGCGATCCTGACTTTAGTCATGGTACTCATGTAGCAGGCATAATAGGGGCTATGACTGATAACAACGAAGGAATAGCTGGAATAAATTGGGATATTAGTATTATGCCTATTCGAGTGATAGGTCCAGGAGGAAGTGGCGGTTATAGTGCCTTAATAGCTGGTATTTACTGGGCGGTAGATAATGGTGCTGATGTTATCAACCTAAGTCTTGCTGGTTCTGTAGATTCCAAGTCTTTACGAGATGCAGTTAGATATGCAGTAGATAATAACGTGACAGTAGTAGCAGCATCTGGCAACAATGGAAGTTCACCTATACTATATCCTGCTAGATACCCTGAAGTTATTAGCGTTGGAGCAATAGGTCCAGATAAGAAACGAGCATTTTACTCCAATTATGGTCCAGAACTTGATGTTGTAGCACCAGGTGGAAATAGTTCACTTCTAAGATACAAACATAATACTATTTTAAGTACTGCTGGATATATGACTGAAAATGGACCTGTTCATGAATACAGTTGGTCACAGGGCACCTCAATGGCTACCCCTCATGTTTCAGGTTTAATTGCATTGTTATATAGTACTGGTATTAATGACCCTACAGAAATAAGAAATATTATAAAAGATAGCGCAGATAAACTAGGTAGTGCTCAAGAATATGGTGCAGGACTTATAAATATTAATAGAGCATTAGGAATTGAACAACAAGACAGTGATAATAACTATAATGATAATTCCAACAATAAAATAAATATTATTGCAATAAATAATAAGAATGGCGCAAAAAAAATAAGTAGTATAGATAATGTTAATAAGGATTTTACATTAGCATTAGAAGAAGGATCATGGGATATATTTGCTGAAAAAGGTAGATACAACGGACTAGTTAGAATCAACGTCCCTGAGGAAAAGAACTTTATAATTCAACTAAAGGAAGATTTAAAGTAAGTAGTAAGTAAATTATATATAAACTATGCAAAACAAAGGGCTTATACTCTAGGTATTTCAGAGTATAAGCCCTTTGTTTTTAGTTTTGGTGTAACTTCTTTCGGTAGATGAAGTTACACCTAAATTCTCTTTTATACACGCATGGATAATTTACACCTAAAGGTACTACTTTTTTGATATTAAAGTTGGATATTAGGCTATCGTAGCCGTCATGGCTAAGCAGGCTTTATGCTATAAATTCATCTGCGAAGTTTGTGTATATTATTTAAAATCTATATCCTAAACCTAATTTTAATGTTCTCATATCCAATAATCCAAGATCAAAATTCATGTTATCTTGTAACCTCATGCTTACACCTAAATTTATTTTTTCATTTGCATATTCTCCCATCAATTGTATAGGAGGAAGAGCAGGTCTATTAGACTGACTAACAGATACAGGATTTAGAATAGTATTAAAACCCACAAAAAGACCAGAAAGTTCACCATTACCTATACCTAAATGGCCTTGAATGCCCAATCCTAAGTTTTTGCTAGTAACAAAGTATAAATCATTCATTCTGATTCCTACTCCTACAGATGGGGTACTAGCTGTTTCTTCTACTAGAATAGTTTTAGCTACTAAGCCAAGTTGTGGGTCTTTATTTCTGTCCGACCTAAGCATAGCACCAACTTCTATTTGAGGAGTTATACCATAAGCCATCTCAACCTGTCTTCTAGATGAAAGAATTTCCCCATAAATATAAGGTCTATTAGCTACATTAGCTGTTGGTACTGTTATTAGATTATTATTTGCCATAACATTTGTACTTAATAATATAAGTATAATTGCAGTTAAAATGATATATTTAGTCTTTCTCACTTATTTCACTCTCCAATTCTTTTATTTTTTTCTCTAATTTTTTTACAGTTTTCAATAATTCTGGCAAACGTCTACGTGCTGCCTGTTCCCTTAATTCACTCTTATGGTCATGAGCAGGATTCCCTGAATAAAAGACAGAAGAAGGTATATCTTTTGTAACTGTACTATTGCTTGCTATTGTAGCATTATCCGCAATCTTAATATGATCTACAACACCAGTTTTGCCCGCTAGAATAACTCTGTCTCCTAATTCTGAACTACCAGCAATACCAACCTGTGCTATAATCAAACATTCCTGGCCTATCTTAACATTATGAGCAATTTGAACAAGATTATCTACCTTAGTACCTTTAGCAATCATGGTAGGGCCACTTGCCCCACGATCAATAGTTACATTTGCCCCTATCTCTACATCATCACCTATAATTACATTTCCTAATTGAGGTATCTTATAATGACCTTCCTCTGTACTAACAAAACCATATCCATCTGAAGCAATTACAGTACCACTTTGTATAATCACATTATCTCCAATTTCAGTATCATATTCCACAACTACATTAGGATGTATCAAAGTATTTTTACCTACTTTTACATTTTTACCAATATAAACAGCAGGTGCTAATATTACGTTATCAGCGATTTCTGCATTTTCATCAATTACTACATTAGGATGAATAGAAACATTCTCTCCAATTTTAGCTGTCTCTGCAATAACTGCTGATTTATGAACTCCTGGTTTATAATAAATATCAGGAGCAAATAAGGAAGAAATTATCGCATATGCTAAACGAGGATTTTCTACTTGAATTGTTGTTTTACCTGATATTTCAACTCCCTCAGGTACTATTACAACAGCCGCAGAAGATTTTTTTGCGGCTTTAATAAAATTCTTACTCTCAGCAAATGTAATAGATGTCTCATTGCTTTCGCTAACAGCTGCTACTTCGCTTATCTTTCCTGTATAATCCCCATTTAATTTACCTTCTACTTTTTTTGCTAAATACTCTGCTGTATATACTTTTTTATTTAACATTACTATTCACCATCCAGCTCATCTAGCTTATTTATTACTTGTGAGGTAATGTCTATACCACCATAATATACTCCTTGATTCAATAAGACAACGTCAATTCCTTCTTCACTAGCTATTTCTTCAATTACTCTAGTTATCTCCTGATTTAAATTATATTCTAAAAAGTATTTGTGTTCCATATATTCTTGATATATTTTTTCTAGTTCCTCTTGGCTTTCACCCGAAGACATTCCTTCTTCTCTTTCATCATATTTGACTTCTAATTTATTACCAATCTCTAATAATTCTTGATGCATTTTTTGTGCTCTACTGCTATTTTCTAATACTAGTTGCAAATCCATAACAGCCGTCTGTTCTGGCTCAGCATTGTCACATGCTACTAAAAAAAACAAAGACATTAACAGAGTAAATAAAAGTATTTTTTTCATCTAATACATCACTTCCTTTTCCAGAATCGAAACCTCAGATTGAATTTGATAATACTCTTTTGATATTTCTTGTATTAAAGATCTTAAAGTTGCAAACTCCTCTTCGCTTCTCTCGTTTATTTTTTGACTTATGCTCAAAAACTCATCGTCCATTAATTTTTCTTGTTGTCGTAGAAAATCATCAAGTTTTTGATTATCTTCTAATTGTCTTTCATATAAGTCTTTTTCTAAATCTTCTTTTAAGTTATTTTCATATTTTCTTAATAGTCCATTAAATTCTAATTCCAATTCATTAGCTTTTTTATCTAGTCTAATATATATATCTTCTTCTCTTTCTTCTAAAGAACCTAAGATTTTTTTTTCTATAGAGTCCAATTTTTCTTTATACTCAGCTTCATGTTCTTCAGATAAATCTAAAAAATTCATCTTTAGATCATAATTTAATTTTTTTCGATAATATTCCTGCATTAATTTCTGATTATTTTCTGCTAATTCCCCAATCAAAGATTCTTCATAATGATTTATTCTTTCAAGCATTCTTCTCTGATATAATTCTTGCCTTACCATAATTCTTTCCACATATTCTTGTTGCTTATCTCTTTCAAATTGCATGTAATCATGATCAAGCTCATTTTCAAATATGTCTATTTCTCTTTGATATCTATCTCTTACTTTTTTTAATTCATTAAAGATATATTCATCTAATTCCTTGGTTCTTTTCTCCAAAAGCCTTTTTTTATCTTCAAGTAATTGTGCCTGTTCTTCTAAATCTTGAGTTTTTTGTGTTAATAAATGCTGCTTTTCCTGTCTTAATTCTATGCTTTGCCTAATATTATTATCAAAGACTAAATTTAACTCTATATTTGAAATGTCAGGAGGTACAATTTCCCTTGACATCACATATATTAATCCAATACTACCCATTATTGCAATCATCACTACAGTTAAAAATAATCTTAATACCCATTTCATCGTCTCCTAACACCTCCGATTTCCCTTTATATAGAACATCAATTTCTTTGTATAAAATTATATTCCTTAGCAAGCAGCAAGACTTCAACTATAATTACTCATCAGAACTTGAAGAATATTCTAATTCTATCAAACTATCGTCATCTAAATTTATAGTCTCTTCACTTTGCAGCTCTTTATTTATACGCTCTATAATATCATCACTTAAATCATAACCACCATATATAACATTTTTACTATCTAAAACCATTTCCAGTTGTTTTTCTTCTGCTAAAATAATAACAACCTCTTTAATAGAATCGATTATTTCTTGAATTAATTCCTGTTCTTTTTCACTTAATTTACTTTGGTATTGCTTTAATAATTCCTGTTGTTCATCTGCCGTAAGATCTCTTGCTCTCTCTTCAAGTTCAGACTGCATAGACTGAGCTAAGTCATTTAATTCTGCCTCAGCAGTCGGTTTTTCTGGATGAACATTAAAAACAGCCCAGAGGTCTATATAAGCTACTCTTCCAACGTACTCAGACTGAGCAAAGGTATTAGGAACTAAATATAATGACAGAACGCTTGTAAGCAGCAAGATTAATAATAAGGACATAGTACATTTACTTCTCCATCGTTTCATATTTTTTCCCCTTTCAGTTTATACGCAAATGAAGATATACCTTCATTTGCGTATTTAAAATAAATTATTATTTACAAAATTAGAATCAAATCTCTTAATCACTATCTCATAATACTTAGTTAGAAAGCATGCCCAATACTAAAGTGAGGTTGACCCCCGCCTTCAAGTTTAATTCCATAGTCCAATCTAACCTGACCAATTGGAGTATTCATTCTAATACCAGCTCCATATGAGAAGTTAAGATCTTTTACATCAGTATTTCGCAATCCATCCCAAGCATTACCAGCATCTGCAAAAACAACTCCTGTAAAGTTATCTGCTATAGGAACTCGATATTCTGCATTTAACAATAACATTTCTGTACCTGTAAGTTCACCGTGTTGGTATCCTCTCAGGCTTTCTGAACCACCTACCCGATACCTTTCAACTGAAGGCAATACACCTTGACTCGCACCAGCTTTAACTCTAAATCCCCAGGCATGCTCATCCCTAAAGCCTGGATAATATCTTCTCATATCAAGATTGTATTTAGTAAAGTCAGCATCTCCACCAAGCATTTGCCCGGCATATTCAATAGAAAAAGTATCTATAGAACCACTAGTTGGATTAAACGGATGATTAGTAGTATCTCTATTTACCTGTAACGTTAAACTACGAACACTACTTTTTTCAATCTCTGGTTCAACTTCATCATCTTCCTCTATACTAGTTCTAGTAGAATCCTCTATCTTGAACCTAACTCTACCATTCCAGTCATCAACTAATCTATGTCCTAATGAAATACTCCCCCCACGGCGATGTTCTTCACTTTCATCTTCCCCTTCTTCTATAGTACTTGTTCTATCATAAAGACTTATACCAAAAGAAGTAGGTGTACCAAATAACCAGGGTTCATTAAAACTTATTGAATAGTTTGTAACACCACCAAACTCCCAACTAAATCCTATGGTTTGACCTCTACCCATAAAGTTTCTTTCCTGAATATTAATAAAACCTAACCATCCATCTTGTGAACTCCAGGTAACACCAGCCCCTAAATTACCAGTTTTTCCTTCATTAAGGTCAATGACTATATTCGCTTTATTCTCTCCAGTTTTTATTGGTTCAAGTGTAGGATTAAATTCCTCAAAGATATTTAAACGTACAATTCTCTGAAAAGAACGTTGTATTATTTCTGTATTGAGAACATCTCCTTCAAAAAATTCTAATTCTCTTATAATTACATAATCCTCAGTTTTATCATTACCTTTTATAATAATTTCATTAATATATCCTTCATTAAGCTCTAAAGTTAAGACACCATCTTCAGAAAGATTAATATCAGTAAAAGTAGCTAGTACATAGCCATTTTCATGGTATAATTCTTCAATGGCAAGTCTTCCTTCAAATAACTTATCCTGATTGAGAATCTGATCAATTTCAATATCAATAAGATCAATTAATTCTTCTGCAGTAAATGACTCACTTCCTTTGAGTATAATGTCTTTAACTAAAGGATATTCCAACAATTCATAGATAACCTTTAAGCCACCCTGATAGGGTTGTAATGATACACTAACATCCTGAAAATAGCCTAAATCATAAATCGCATATAAATCAGACTTTATTTTTTCTTCATTTAAAAACTCGCCAACTTCTGTTTCAATTAATGACAATATTTCCTGGTCTGCCACATAATCATTTCCTTCCAACGCAATCCCACTAATTATTTGAAAATTTATTCCGGCATTAGATAGGACATCTGCACTAGATGGAATAGCAATCAATACAAATGCTAAAGTAAGAGTAAATGTAAGTATAAAATATTTTTTCAATTTAAAT
The Halanaerobiaceae bacterium ANBcell28 genome window above contains:
- a CDS encoding S8 family peptidase, coding for MLKRKKMKLLLFTVFAIAFLFGCSNNYDDTFLVQGRIELNETQAEIFSQSSLKNASINNDISTAPIETAFYNPQEYIIKFNQAVEKSYIKNTLLDDQAQQVRKISKDMYKVSFKNHDDNSLLNSLQENNKIEYIEPDYLIHVQSTTPNDPAFSQQWNLEMLNLKKTWSSFQGSSDITVAVIDTGILLDHPDLHANIVEGYDFVDNDFDPIDSDPDFSHGTHVAGIIGAMTDNNEGIAGINWDISIMPIRVIGPGGSGGYSALIAGIYWAVDNGADVINLSLAGSVDSKSLRDAVRYAVDNNVTVVAASGNNGSSPILYPARYPEVISVGAIGPDKKRAFYSNYGPELDVVAPGGNSSLLRYKHNTILSTAGYMTENGPVHEYSWSQGTSMATPHVSGLIALLYSTGINDPTEIRNIIKDSADKLGSAQEYGAGLININRALGIEQQDSDNNYNDNSNNKINIIAINNKNGAKKISSIDNVNKDFTLALEEGSWDIFAEKGRYNGLVRINVPEEKNFIIQLKEDLK
- a CDS encoding OmpH family outer membrane protein; translation: MKKILLFTLLMSLFFLVACDNAEPEQTAVMDLQLVLENSSRAQKMHQELLEIGNKLEVKYDEREEGMSSGESQEELEKIYQEYMEHKYFLEYNLNQEITRVIEEIASEEGIDVVLLNQGVYYGGIDITSQVINKLDELDGE
- a CDS encoding OmpH family outer membrane protein; translated protein: MKRWRSKCTMSLLLILLLTSVLSLYLVPNTFAQSEYVGRVAYIDLWAVFNVHPEKPTAEAELNDLAQSMQSELEERARDLTADEQQELLKQYQSKLSEKEQELIQEIIDSIKEVVIILAEEKQLEMVLDSKNVIYGGYDLSDDIIERINKELQSEETINLDDDSLIELEYSSSSDE
- the lpxD gene encoding UDP-3-O-(3-hydroxymyristoyl)glucosamine N-acyltransferase — its product is MLNKKVYTAEYLAKKVEGKLNGDYTGKISEVAAVSESNETSITFAESKNFIKAAKKSSAAVVIVPEGVEISGKTTIQVENPRLAYAIISSLFAPDIYYKPGVHKSAVIAETAKIGENVSIHPNVVIDENAEIADNVILAPAVYIGKNVKVGKNTLIHPNVVVEYDTEIGDNVIIQSGTVIASDGYGFVSTEEGHYKIPQLGNVIIGDDVEIGANVTIDRGASGPTMIAKGTKVDNLVQIAHNVKIGQECLIIAQVGIAGSSELGDRVILAGKTGVVDHIKIADNATIASNSTVTKDIPSSVFYSGNPAHDHKSELREQAARRRLPELLKTVKKLEKKIKELESEISEKD
- a CDS encoding BamA/TamA family outer membrane protein, producing MKKYFILTFTLTLAFVLIAIPSSADVLSNAGINFQIISGIALEGNDYVADQEILSLIETEVGEFLNEEKIKSDLYAIYDLGYFQDVSVSLQPYQGGLKVIYELLEYPLVKDIILKGSESFTAEELIDLIDIEIDQILNQDKLFEGRLAIEELYHENGYVLATFTDINLSEDGVLTLELNEGYINEIIIKGNDKTEDYVIIRELEFFEGDVLNTEIIQRSFQRIVRLNIFEEFNPTLEPIKTGENKANIVIDLNEGKTGNLGAGVTWSSQDGWLGFINIQERNFMGRGQTIGFSWEFGGVTNYSISFNEPWLFGTPTSFGISLYDRTSTIEEGEDESEEHRRGGSISLGHRLVDDWNGRVRFKIEDSTRTSIEEDDEVEPEIEKSSVRSLTLQVNRDTTNHPFNPTSGSIDTFSIEYAGQMLGGDADFTKYNLDMRRYYPGFRDEHAWGFRVKAGASQGVLPSVERYRVGGSESLRGYQHGELTGTEMLLLNAEYRVPIADNFTGVVFADAGNAWDGLRNTDVKDLNFSYGAGIRMNTPIGQVRLDYGIKLEGGGQPHFSIGHAF